From a region of the Torulaspora globosa chromosome 7, complete sequence genome:
- the CDC7 gene encoding serine/threonine protein kinase CDC7 (ancestral locus Anc_3.183) produces MEGNANSAATEEVPGEIKDEMSRLYREIPNLSDDYEVIDKIGEGTFSSVYKARDLKGKICHKFSSHFWSKDSHYVALKKIYVTSSPQRIYNELNLLYMLTGCTRVGPLCDATRVRDQVIAVLPYYPHEEFRNFYRDLPIKGIKMYLWELLQALSFVHSKGIIHRDVKPTNFLYNPELGRGVLVDFGLAELQMDYSGEMLEKDASLPLKDRRTYDQFCPCIMRDTNISPHHRATTPMVTIQNGKVVYLNNVTGVDLTKGYPKNETRRIKRANRAGTRGFRAPEVLMKCGSQTTKIDIWSVGVILSSLLTRRFPMFQSLDDTDSLLELCAIFGWKKIKKCAAIHGLGFEVNGLKHIKESGVAGGLKGFVYELLDAECQTGTFPDYSIAFETYEYLSQELHNKRCIEPRLPDSEGTSDGPEAYELKRYQEEIWSDHYWCFQLLEQCFELDPQKRSSPNELLRSAFFNELNESGVYTEIESTEEDDSAGSDGFLAEENDVVLISG; encoded by the coding sequence ACATTTTCGTCTGTGTACAAAGCTAGAGATTTGAAGGGGAAGATATGTCATAAGTTTAGCTCTCATTTCTGGTCGAAAGATTCACACTATGTTgcgttgaagaaaataTATGTCACCTCATCTCCCCAGCGAATCTACAATGAGCTCAATCTACTTTACATGTTAACGGGATGCACAAGAGTGGGACCGCTGTGTGATGCGACAAGAGTACGAGACCAGGTAATCGCTGTCCTGCCGTACTATCCGCACGAAGAATTCCGAAATTTCTACAGAGATTTGCCGATCAAGGGTATCAAGATGTATCTTTGGGAActgcttcaagctcttAGCTTTGTGCATTCTAAAGGGATCATTCATCGCGATGTCAAACCTACGAACTTCCTCTATAATCCGGAACTCGGCCGAGGCGTGCTTGTGGACTTTGGTTTGGCTGAATTGCAGATGGATTATTCAGGTGAGATGTTAGAGAAAGATGCTTCGCTCCCGTTGAAGGACAGAAGAACTTATGACCAATTTTGCCCATGCATAATGCGAGATACCAATATCTCACCACATCATAGAGCGACCACGCCAATGGTAACGATACAGAATGGTAAGGTAGTTTACCTTAACAATGTTACTGGAGTCGATCTAACTAAGGGATATCCGAAGAACGAGACACGTCGCATAAAGAGGGCTAACAGAGCAGGAACCAGAGGCTTTAGAGCTCCAGAAGTGCTGATGAAGTGCGGATCTCAAACAACAAAGATCGATATCTGGTCGGTAGGTGTGATTCTCTCGAGTTTGTTGACAAGGAGATTTCCCATGTTCCAAAGTCTAGATGACACTGATTCGTTGTTGGAACTTTGTGCTATATTCGGTTGGAAAAAGATTAAAAAATGTGCCGCCATCCATGGGTTGGGGTTTGAGGTCAATGGTCTGAAACACATCAAGGAAAGTGGTGTTGCTGGTGGTCTCAAGGGATTTGTTTACGAGCTACTGGATGCAGAGTGCCAAACAGGAACTTTTCCAGATTATAGCATTGCGTTTGAGACCTACGAGTATTTATCTCAAGAACTTCACAACAAGCGATGCATCGAACCCCGACTTCCCGATAGTGAAGGAACGTCAGATGGACCAGAGGCGTATGAGCTGAAGCGCTACCAGGAGGAGATTTGGTCAGACCACTACTGGTGCTTCCAATTGCTCGAACAGTGCTTCGAACTGGACCCGCAAAAGCGGAGCTCTCCCAACGAATTGCTGCGCAGCGCATTTTTCAACGAGTTAAATGAATCGGGTGTTTACActgaaattgaaagcactgaggaagacgacTCTGCCGGATCAGACGGATTCCTTGCGGAGGAAAATGACGTCGTTTTAATATCGGGCTGA
- the TSC13 gene encoding trans-2-enoyl-CoA reductase (NADPH) TSC13 (ancestral locus Anc_3.184), producing MPIVIKSRSKSLKDTRLENVDGLALQPVLNDISKNNRSLNTNRLRLTYVKEGKQVPITSDAFFKEGTNLEDTELYVKDLGPQVSWRLVFVVEYLGPILVHSLVYLLSKNPTLVEKYHSRSKPYNPFMNKLAYSLIMAHYLKREFETLFVHQFSQSTMPLFNIFKNSFHYWVLNGAIAFGYFGYGFIFDDSKLFQAYSALRLNNLGSLVALFTLAESWVFYVHIKLRLWGEAQKKKGNTTKRVPINSGMFSLLVAPNYTFESWAWIFFSLIFKLNLFSLIFTAVSMTQMYLWAQKKNKKYGTKRAFLIPYVF from the coding sequence ATGCCAATTGTTATAAAGTCCCGTTCGAAGTCATTGAAGGATACTCGCTTGGAGAACGTTGACGGATTAGCTTTACAACCGGTTTTGAATGATATATCGAAGAACAACAGGTCATTGAATACAAATAGGTTACGGTTGACTTATGTCAAGGAGGGAAAACAGGTTCCGATTACTTCCGATGCATTTTTTAAAGAAGGAACAAATCTGGAGGACACTGAATTATACGTGAAGGATCTGGGGCCGCAAGTGTCTTGGAGACTCGTGTTTGTCGTTGAGTATCTCGGCCCGATCTTGGTCCATTCTCTGGTATACCTGTTGTCTAAGAACCCAACTTTGGTTGAGAAATATCATAGTCGCTCGAAACCGTACAATCCTTTCATGAACAAACTGGCGTACAGTTTGATTATGGCGCATTACCTTAAGAGGGAGTTCGAAACGCTGTTTGTTCATCAGTTCTCGCAAAGCACTATGCCGTTGTTCAAcattttcaagaactcGTTCCACTACTGGGTTTTGAACGGAGCCATCGCGTTTGGATATTTCGGATATGGGTTCATTTTTGATGATTCGAAACTTTTCCAGGCTTATAGTGCCCTCAGACTGAACAATTTGGGCTCCTTGGTGGCTTTGTTCACACTGGCGGAATCATGGGTCTTCTATGTGCACATAAAACTACGCCTATGGGGTGAAGcgcaaaagaagaaaggaaacACTACAAAACGTGTGCCAATAAACAGCGGGATGTTTTCCCTACTGGTGGCTCCGAACTACACGTTCGAGTCGTGGGcctggattttcttctcgctgATTTTTAAACTCAACTTGTTCTCGCTAATCTTTACTGCCGTCTCAATGACACAAATGTACCTATGGgctcagaagaaaaacaagaagtaTGGAACCAAGAGGGCTTTCCTAATTCCTTACGTTTTTTAG
- the NOP1 gene encoding rRNA methyltransferase NOP1 (ancestral locus Anc_3.185) — protein MSFRPGSRGGARGGRGGFGGRGGARGGARGGFGGGFGGRGGARGGARGGRGAPRGGPRGGARGGRGGPRGGARGGAKGGAKVVLEPHKHAGVYIARGKEDLLVTKNMAPGESVYGEKRISIEEPSKEDGVPPTKVEYRVWNPFRSKLAAGIMGGLDELFIAPGKKVLYLGAASGTSVSHVSDVVGPEGVVYAVEFSHRPGRELISMAKKRPNVIPIIEDARHPQKYRMLIGMVDCVFADVAQPDQARIIALNSHMFLKDQGGVVISIKANCIDSTVDAETVFAREVQKLREERIKPLEQLTLEPYERDHCIVIGRYMRSGVKK, from the coding sequence ATGTCATTCAGACCAGGTAGTAGAGGTGGTGCCCGCGGGGGCAGAGGCGGTTTCGGAGGCAGAGGCGGTGCCAGAGGTGGTGCCAGAGGCGGTTTCGGAGGCGGTTTCGGAGGCAGAGGCGGCGCCAGAGGTGGTGCTAGAGGTGGACGTGGTGCTCCAAGAGGTGGTCCAAGAGGTGGTGCCAGAGGCGGCCGTGGTGGTCCAAGAGGCGGTGCAAGAGGAGGCGCTAAGGGCGGTGCCAAGGTTGTCTTGGAACCACACAAGCACGCCGGTGTCTACATTGCCAGAGGTAaggaagatcttttggTTACTAAGAACATGGCTCCAGGCGAGTCTGTTTATGGTGAAAAGAGGATTTCTATCGAGGAACCTTCGAAAGAGGACGGTGTGCCACCTACCAAGGTTGAGTACCGTGTCTGGAACCCTTTCAGATCCAAGTTGGCCGCAGGTATCATGGGTGGTCTAGACGAACTTTTCATCGCTCCTGGTAAGAAAGTGCTGTACTTGGGTGCTGCCTCCGGTACATCTGTGTCCCATGTCTCCGACGTCGTTGGTCCAGAGGGTGTTGTCTACGCCGTTGAGTTTTCGCACAGACCAGGCAGAGAGCTGATCTcgatggccaagaagagaccCAACGTCATCCCAATCATCGAGGACGCCAGACATCCACAAAAATACAGAATGCTCATCGGCATGGTCGACTGTGTGTTTGCAGACGTTGCTCAGCCGGATCAGGCTCGTATTATCGCCTTGAACTCTCACATGTTTTTGAAGGACCAAGGTGGTGTTGTCATCTCCATCAAGGCCAACTGTATCGACTCCACCGTGGATGCTGAAACCGTCTTTGCCAGAGAAGTACAGAAACTACGTGAGGAACGTATCAAACCTTTGGAACAGTTGACTTTGGAACCTTACGAAAGAGATCATTGTATCGTCATCGGTAGATACATGAGAAGTGGTGTGAAGAAATAG
- the SLX5 gene encoding SUMO-targeted ubiquitin ligase complex subunit SLX5 (ancestral locus Anc_3.186) — translation MTERGDVTPDEPAVGNRNIGRSVILIESDSDDDGLTNNERRSRNLAVSGPGVLNEVDGHGALGGNEEDGDDDLSIFRETGRQADSDTHLDAGTEYIDLERESVSGENDRNSQLRMMAYDEGHSTPAADSGEGGRDDGLMIVQERRAAPAIRLSVPGRGFMEISASPYDRPVRRSFERQEHYRQLRHPGRRRLRRAAERTGQSRRQIPEDDAEDDDYRPASVGRLPTRLIRRRRQEFFRPQQGPYGGGDSILAELRARIDSFSPDIRSAFTHAQTVSEFRCILQSVDPLMWQECNGELEQLYNAYRARMSIVAADQASRVPRGSSQSENRSFQYVGRVGPLGLHVDISGGLGESLTNYLLENEPGRYAMMAYPGAVFDEMDEEARTQSIVNAIQEREERERDIRVKNFSEKSRPQEEKFLQKCRGLPQGYSASFNTKIPPTMEVTEDGKERTMMVDDRIRDEWEEVAVCCLCGVELGVGIPDDFEGMTKEDRGATFQSLTAKYEFHCPYQSLTRPTKVDRDLSRKTFVAPCGHTYCGRCVVRIRNAGSRCSKKDSKKKYAGLKGSSHPDNYGPKTCPATHCKQPIRSPKAKMREAFL, via the coding sequence ATGACTGAGAGGGGGGATGTTACGCCGGATGAGCCTGCTGTAGGGAATCGTAATATTGGTCGGTCCGTTATACTGATTGAAAGCGACTCAGATGATGATGGACTAACCAACAATGAGCGCCGCTCGAGAAACCTGGCTGTTAGTGGGCCTGGTGTTCTAAATGAGGTAGATGGTCATGGCGCTTTGGGTGgaaacgaagaagacggTGACGATGATCTCAGTATTTTCCGAGAAACTGGTAGGCAGGCTGATTCCGATACACATTTGGACGCTGGAACCGAGTATATCGACCTTGAAAGAGAGTCTGTCTCCGGTGAAAACGACAGAAATAGCCAACTTAGGATGATGGCATATGACGAAGGACATAGCACACCGGCTGCCGATAGCGGGGAGGGTGGCAGGGATGATGGTTTGATGATTGTGCAGGAGCGGCGAGCTGCTCCCGCTATACGACTTAGCGTGCCAGGCAGAGGTTTTATGGAGATAAGTGCAAGTCCTTACGACAGGCCAGTGAGGCGATCTTTCGAGAGACAGGAACATTACCGCCAACTGCGGCATCCTGGTCGTCGGAGACTGCGAAGAGCGGCCGAGCGAACCGGTCAATCTCGACGTCAGATACCTGAGGACGACGCCGAGGATGACGATTACCGCCCAGCATCTGTAGGAAGGCTGCCGACTCGATTGATCAGGCGACGCCGACAGGAGTTTTTCAGACCACAGCAGGGCCCCTATGGCGGTGGTGATTCAATCTTGGCTGAGTTACGGGCCAGAATCGATAGCTTTTCGCCGGACATTAGGAGCGCCTTTACTCATGCTCAGACAGTAAGTGAGTTCAGATGCATACTTCAGAGCGTGGATCCGCTTATGTGGCAGGAGTGCAACGGCGAGTTGGAGCAACTATACAACGCTTACAGGGCAAGGATGAGCATAGTAGCAGCAGATCAGGCCAGCCGTGTTCCAAGAGGCTCTTCACAAAGCGAGAATAGATCATTCCAATATGTTGGCCGCGTTGGGCCTCTAGGCCTACACGTTGATATAAGTGGAGGGCTGGGTGAGAGTTTAACTAACTATCTGCTAGAGAATGAGCCCGGCCGGTACGCCATGATGGCCTATCCAGGAGCGgttttcgatgagatggacGAGGAAGCGCGGACGCAAAGCATAGTCAACGCTATTCaggaaagagaagaaagagagcGCGACATTCGAGTAAAGAACTTTTCGGAGAAGAGCAGGCCTCAAGAGGAGAAATTTTTACAAAAGTGTAGGGGATTACCTCAAGGATACAGTGCATCGTTTAACACCAAGATACCACCCACGATGGAGGTGACCGAAGACGGGAAGGAGCGAACAATGATGGTTGACGATAGAATCAGAGATGAGTGGGAAGAGGTTGCCGTTTGCTGCCTCTGCGGTGTCGAACTCGGAGTTGGCATACCTGACGACTTCGAAGGTATGACGAAGGAGGATCGCGGCGCAACATTCCAGTCGCTGACAGCGAAGTACGAATTCCACTGTCCCTATCAAAGCCTTACCCGTCCGACAAAAGTCGACCGAGATCTCTCGAGGAAGACGTTCGTTGCTCCCTGCGGACACACCTATTGCGGCCGCTGTGTGGTGAGAATACGCAACGCTGGGTCACGCTGCAGCAAAAAAGactcaaagaagaagtatGCCGGCCTCAAGGGCTCATCCCATCCAGATAACTACGGACCCAAGACGTGTCCCGCGACTCACTGCAAACAGCCCATACGATCGCCAAAAGCAAAGATGCGCGAGGCCTTCCTGTAA
- a CDS encoding uncharacterized protein (ancestral locus Anc_3.187) codes for MSANEYYSQSEKKETFARPGAPPPGAPPPGQGSSNERGVFSHPQQHQPQQQQYYQQGQYQQYPQPPYQQQQHPQYYQQQPPHQQQPIYVQQQPPRSGNEDCLTACLMAMCICCTLDLLF; via the exons ATGTCAGCTAACGAATATTACTCACAGagtgagaagaaggaaacg TTTGCTCGCCCAGGTGCGCCTCCTCCAGGTGCGCCTCCTCCAGGCCAAGGCAGCTCGAACGAAAGAGGGGTTTTCAGCCATCCCCAGCAGCACCAACCgcagcaacagcagtaTTATCAACAAGGACAGTATCAGCAGTATCCGCAGCCGCCatatcagcagcaacagcatCCGCAATACTACCAGCAACAGCCGCCACATCAGCAACAGCCTATATATGTGCAACAGCAGCCTCCCAGAAGCGGTAATGAGGACTGTCTGACCGCATGCTTGATGGCTATGTGTATCTGCTGTACTTTGGATTTACTATTCTAA
- the MNN2 gene encoding alpha-1,2-mannosyltransferase MNN2 (ancestral locus Anc_3.188): MVLVPRRYAKALKLTAILILFCVLLVVSNKFMDRSLSVSEYREYLKTYLEIAQNGKPMEAPSLDQTGRTTHDGNGRLKKFYGQVFELLKEYSPSGKSAREYSKRCKLEGDIGFRPENYKDWYKLTGEELSSCLLMSGSEVEKLKKSHAGYVEALDGFVLPKASYKGRGIVTVGGGKFSLMALLVIKTLRNLHTTLPVEVFIPPSDEGEAELCNVVLPRYNAKCIFLSDILPESSLENFEFTGYQFKSLALIASSFEDVLFLDADNFPVKPLDHIFDEEPYASTGFVLWPDFWRRTTQPVYYDIAGIEVDKRKRSRNCFDDLTPPEVYTPNMNDLSQVPFHDLEGAIPDVSTESGQLMISKSRHLGTILLALYYNVNGPSWYYPMFSQRAAGEGDKETFLTAASFYGLSFYQVKSATGVEGYHRPDGEGFRGVAMLQHDLNQDYARYKAAAKAIAAKYQSNTAIEFDKSYSLQEFYNTYFGASEPKYPNEVDVMFAHSNTPKFDPYMLWKNQDLIYQKKHIRSYTALSKINYYDLELENFRAMNQYLCVKRTSFKYLDEKVNGPEEWASMCEYIKDRLTFLEATHTQAVSPSN, translated from the coding sequence ATGGTGCTGGTACCTAGGCGATATGCTAAGGCGTTGAAGCTGACCGCGATTCTGATACTGTTTTGTGTCTTGCTTGTTGTAAGCAACAAGTTTATGGATAGGAGTCTTTCTGTGTCGGAGTACCGGGAATATCTGAAGACATACTTGGAAATAGCTCAAAATGGGAAGCCAATGGAGGCGCCGTCGTTGGATCAAACTGGAAGGACGACACACGATGGGAATGGGcggttgaagaagttttacGGGCAAGTTTTTGAACTCTTGAAGGAATACTCGCCGAGCGGAAAATCAGCGAGAGAGTACAGTAAGCGGTGTAAGCTGGAAGGAGATATTGGGTTTCGACCAGAAAATTACAAAGATTGGTACAAGCTTACCGGAGAGGAGTTATCCTCTTGCCTGCTCATGTCGGGGTCTGAGGtggagaagctgaaaaagaGCCATGCCGGCTACGTGGAGGCGCTGGACGGCTTTGTGCTGCCCAAGGCGTCGTACAAAGGCCGAGGCATCGTTACCGTGGGCGGCGGTAAGTTTTCTCTGATGGCGCTTCTGGTTATAAAGACGTTGAGAAACCTGCATACCACTTTACCGGTGGAGGTGTTTATTCCTCCCAGTGACGAGGGCGAGGCAGAACTTTGTAATGTGGTTCTGCCTCGGTATAATGCCAAGTGTATCTTCCTGTCTGATATTCTGCCTGAGTCATCGTTGGAAAATTTCGAATTTACTGGCTACCAGTTCAAGTCGCTGGCGCTGATAGCGTCCAGTTTCGAAGACGTGCTGTTTTTAGACGCCGACAACTTCCCCGTGAAACCACTGGATCACATCTTCGACGAGGAACCTTACGCCTCTACAGGGTTCGTTTTATGGCCCGATTTTTGGAGAAGAACGACTCAGCCAGTGTACTATGACATTGCTGGTATCGAGGTGGACAAGCGGAAGCGCTCACGTAACTGTTTCGACGACCTAACTCCACCGGAAGTGTACACTCCGAATATGAACGACCTGTCCCAGGTGCCGTTCCACGATCTGGAGGGCGCTATTCCGGATGTCTCGACCGAATCTGGCCAGCTAATGATCAGCAAGTCTAGACATCTGGGTACAATCCTACTTGCTCTCTACTACAACGTTAATGGGCCAAGTTGGTACTACCCGATGTTTTCTCAGAGAGCCGCTGGCGAAGGTGACAAGGAAACGTTTCTCACAGCTGCAAGCTTCTATGGGTTATCGTTTTATCAAGTAAAAAGTGCCACAGGCGTTGAGGGCTATCATAGGCCGGACGGAGAAGGGTTTCGCGGTGTCGCGATGTTGCAACACGATCTCAATCAAGACTATGCGCGCTATAAGGCTGCTGCAAAAGCCATCGCAGCCAAATACCAATCGAATACGGCAATCGAATTTGACAAATCTTACTCTCTACAAGAATTTTACAACACATATTTCGGTGCTAGTGAACCAAAGTACCCCAACGAAGTCGACGTCATGTTTGCCCACTCAAATACTCCAAAATTCGATCCCTATATGCTATGGAAGAATCAAGATCTGATCTACCAGAAAAAGCACATCCGATCATACACCGCACTGAGCAAAATAAACTACTATGACCTGGAACTGGAAAACTTCAGAGCCATGAATCAATACCTATGTGTCAAGCGAACTTCTTTCAAGTATCTTGATGAGAAAGTAAACGGCCCGGAAGAGTGGGCTTCTATGTGCGAATATATCAAAGATCGGCTGACCTTCTTGGAGGCCACACACACCCAAGCAGTGTCGCCGTCTAACTGA
- a CDS encoding glutaredoxin (ancestral locus Anc_3.189) gives MAVSLGKRNLRVLSVTALLLLLVFFVVQNANSITFGEEQANIPTSGDKAGLTSAGTAVHNSGELEVNAETKNKGEESTKVNAEIAKIKQEVKNGASSPEDDSISRKGAKGSDASGNGANAEFDPAKEYTMILGHSPVIIFSKSYCPYSTRLKELLKQGYRFTPNYVVIELDMHNKGAALQKYIEKQTGRGTVPNLIINGKSRGGSDDIRALHNSGELLANLVEWSEGSYTVEKIEKPSNN, from the coding sequence ATGGCCGTGTCTCTAGGTAAAAGAAATCTGAGAGTCCTTAGCGTTACAGCACTGCTCTTACTGTTAGTGTTCTTCGTTGTGCAAAACGCGAATTCTATCACCTTTGGCGAGGAGCAGGCTAATATCCCCACTTCAGGTGACAAAGCTGGCTTAACTTCCGCCGGTACAGCGGTACACAACAGCGGTGAACTAGAGGTAAACGCAGAAACGAAGAATAAAGGCGAAGAAAGCACTAAAGTGAACGCCGAGATCGCCAAGATCAAACAGGAGGTAAAAAATGGAGCCAGCTCTCCTGAAGACGATAGTATCAGTCGAAAGGGAGCGAAGGGAAGTGACGCTTCAGGCAATGGTGCCAATGCCGAATTTGATCCCGCAAAGGAATACACGATGATCTTGGGACACTCTCCCgtgatcatcttcagcaagagCTATTGTCCATACAGTACCAGACTGAAGgagcttttgaaacagGGATACAGGTTTACGCCAAACTACGTGGTCATCGAACTAGACATGCACAACAAGGGAGCAGCGCTGCAAAAGTACATAGAAAAGCAGACGGGAAGAGGCACTGTTCCCAATCTCATAATCAATGGCAAGTCCAGAGGTGGCAGTGATGACATCAGGGCCCTGCACAACAGTGGAGAATTGCTGGCTAATCTCGTCGAGTGGAGTGAGGGTTCTTACACCGTGGAAAAGATAGAGAAACCTTCCAATAACTAG
- the IPP1 gene encoding inorganic diphosphatase IPP1 (ancestral locus Anc_3.191): MAYTTRQIGAKNTLDYKVYIENDGKPVSPFHDIPLYADEEKQIFNMVVEIPRWTNAKLEITPEADLNPIVQDTKKGKLRYVRNCFPHHGYIHNYGAFPQTWEDPNHVHPETKAAGDNDPVDVLEIGETIGYTGQVKQVKVLGIMALLDEGETDWKVITIDVNDPLAPKLNDIEDVEKYFPGLLRATNEWFRIYKIPDGKPENQFAFSGEAKNKKYALDIIRETHESWKQLISGKAANNKGIALSNSTVTDSPGYSASAASAVPPASPQPDAPIDKSVDKWFFISGSA; this comes from the coding sequence ATGGCTTACACAACCAGACAAATTGGTGCTAAGAACACTTTGGACTATAAAGTCTACATTGAGAACGACGGTAAGCCAGTGTCCCCATTCCACGACATCCCATTGTATGCTGATGAGGAGAAACAAATTTTCAACATGGTTGTTGAAATTCCACGTTGGACTAACGCTAAATTGGAAATCACTCCGGAGGCGGATCTGAACCCAATTGTCCAAGATACCAAGAAGGGCAAACTGAGATACGTTAGAAACTGTTTCCCTCATCATGGTTACATTCACAACTACGGTGCGTTCCCACAAACTTGGGAAGACCCAAACCATGTTCACCCAGAGACTAAAGCTGCTGGTGACAATGATCCAGTTGACGTCTTGGAAATCGGTGAGACCATCGGCTACACGGGTCAAGTCAAGCAAGTCAAGGTGTTGGGTATTATGGCATTGTTGGATGAGGGTGAAACTGACTGGAAGGTCATCACTATCGATGTCAACGATCCATTGGCCCCAAAGTTGAACGACATTGAGGACGTCGAGAAATACTTCCCAGGTTTGCTAAGAGCTACCAACGAGTGGTTCAGAATTTACAAGATCCCTGATGGAAAGCCAGAAAACCAATTCGCTTTCTCCGGTGAGgccaagaacaagaagtacgCTTTGGACATTATCAGAGAAACGCACGAATCCTGGAAACAGTTGATCTCCGGTAAAGCGGCTAACAACAAGGGAATCGCTTTGTCTAACTCTACTGTAACTGATTCTCCAGGTTACTCcgcttctgcagcttccGCTGTCCCACCGGCATCTCCTCAGCCGGATGCTCCAATCGACAAGTCCGTCGACAAATGGTTCTTCATCTCTGGTTCCGCTTAG
- the TRP1 gene encoding phosphoribosylanthranilate isomerase TRP1 (ancestral locus Anc_3.192) produces the protein MWSDRPIVKVCGLQSVEAAQKAIQCGASLIGIICVPNRKRTIEPGVARQISALVHDKSFNKSGTKLVGVFRNQLVEEVTKIANDYNLDVLQLHGDESWAEFQSSVEKPIIKRMLFPQDCGEVAEITRSGNTNVLPLFDSEAGGTGELLDWQAITKWSESDGAGSRFLLAGGVTPSNVHEAMSLTGVIGVDVSGGVETNGSKDLQKIEQFIANARR, from the coding sequence ATGTGGAGTGATAGGCCAATCGTTAAAGTTTGCGGCCTGCAATCCGTGGAGGCTGCCCAGAAAGCTATCCAGTGTGGAGCAAGTTTGATCGGGATTATCTGTGTACCGAATAGAAAGAGAACTATTGAGCCCGGCGTCGCTAGACAGATATCCGCTCTGGTACATGacaaatccttcaacaagagCGGGACCAAGCTGGTCGGCGTATTCCGTAACCAACTCGTGGAAGAAGTAACTAAAATTGCCAACGATTACAATCTAGACGTCCTACAACTCCACGGAGACGAATCATGGGCCGAATTCCAGTCTTCAGTGGAAAAACCTATCATTAAAAGGATGCTGTTTCCGCAGGATTGTGGTGAAGTAGCTGAAATAACGCGTTCTGGCAATACGAATGTGCTGCCGCTTTTTGACTCGGAAGCTGGGGGCACGGGGGAATTACTGGACTGGCAAGCCATCACTAAATGGAGTGAAAGCGATGGAGCAGGATCTAGGTTCCTCTTGGCAGGAGGCGTCACGCCTTCCAACGTCCACGAAGCCATGTCGCTCACGGGAGTGATAGGAGTGGACGTCAGTGGAGGTGTTGAAACTAACGGATCCAAGGACTTGCAGAAGATCGAGCAATTCATCGCAAACGCACGCAGATGA
- the HHT1 gene encoding histone H3 (ancestral locus Anc_3.193) gives MARTKQTARKSTGGKAPRKQLASKAARKSAPSTGGVKKPHRYKPGTVALREIRRFQKSTELLIRKLPFQRLVREIAQDFKTDLRFQSSAIGALQESVEAYLVSLFEDTNLAAIHAKRVTIQKKDIKLARRLRGERS, from the coding sequence ATGGCAAGAACCAAGCAAACCGCAAGAAAGTCTACTGGTGGTAAGGCCCCAAGAAAGCAGTTAGCTTCCAAGGCCGCCAGAAAATCTGCCCCATCTACCGGTGGTGTTAAGAAGCCTCACAGATACAAGCCAGGTACTGTTGCTTTGAGAGAAATCAGAAGATTCCAAAAGTCTACCGAACTTTTGATCAGAAAGCTACCTTTCCAAAGATTGGTTAGAGAGATTGCACAGGACTTCAAGACCGATTTGAGATTCCAATCTTCTGCTATCGGTGCCTTGCAAGAATCCGTCGAAGCTTACCTAGTCTCCTTGTTCGAAGACACTAACCTGGCTGCTATCCACGCCAAGCGTGTTACCATCCAAAAGAAGGACATCAAATTGGCCAGAAGACTAAGAGGTGAAAGATCATGA
- the HHF1 gene encoding histone H4 (ancestral locus Anc_3.194) encodes MSGRGKGGKGLGKGGAKRHRKILRDNIQGITKPAIRRLARRGGVKRISGLIYEEVRAVLKTFLESVIRDAVTYTEHAKRKTVTSLDVVYALKRQGRTLYGFGG; translated from the coding sequence ATGTCTGGTAGAGGAAAAGGTGGTAAAGGTCTTGGAAAAGGTGGTGCTAAGCGTCACAGAAAGATTCTAAGAGATAACATCCAAGGTATCACTAAGCCTGCCATTAGAAGACTGGCAAGAAGAGGTGGTGTCAAGCGTATCTCTGGTTTGATCTACGAAGAAGTCAGAGCTGTTTTGAAGACTTTCTTAGAGTCCGTCATCAGAGACGCCGTCACCTATACCGAACACGCAAAGAGAAAGACTGTCACTTCTCTAGATGTTGTCTACGCCTTGAAGAGACAAGGTAGAACCCTGTACGGTTTCGGTGGTTAA